Proteins from a single region of Aureibacter tunicatorum:
- the thiD gene encoding bifunctional hydroxymethylpyrimidine kinase/phosphomethylpyrimidine kinase — translation MKNYKRVLSIAGSDSGGGAGIQADLKTISALGCYGMTAITAITAQNTQGVFAIHPIPAEIVVKQIEVVIDDIGVDAVKIGMLHSAELIEAIADVLERKSVGNIVLDPVMVATSGDRLIQEEAVNILKSRLIPLSTVLTPNMPEAEVLLGRKLENDRKDLLSLSELGAGSVLLKGGHGEGEICADWFMDASGKILSFQNSKIDTKNTHGTGCTLSSAIASYLAKGMTKDDAVGSGIEYIHQAIKQGADYRLGQGHGAVKHFYLYKNWD, via the coding sequence ATGAAAAATTATAAAAGAGTGTTGAGTATTGCAGGCTCTGACAGCGGTGGTGGCGCAGGCATTCAGGCGGATTTGAAAACCATTTCGGCTTTGGGATGCTATGGAATGACAGCGATTACAGCAATCACTGCGCAAAATACTCAAGGAGTCTTTGCGATACATCCTATTCCAGCGGAAATAGTTGTAAAACAAATTGAAGTGGTGATTGACGATATTGGTGTGGATGCTGTGAAAATAGGAATGTTGCATAGCGCGGAACTGATTGAAGCTATAGCTGATGTGCTTGAAAGGAAAAGTGTGGGAAATATTGTCTTGGACCCTGTAATGGTGGCTACAAGCGGAGATCGGTTGATACAAGAAGAAGCGGTGAATATTTTGAAGAGCAGGCTTATTCCTTTGTCAACGGTTTTAACACCGAATATGCCTGAGGCTGAAGTTCTGTTAGGGAGAAAATTGGAAAACGATCGGAAAGATTTGTTGTCGTTGAGCGAACTGGGAGCGGGAAGCGTCTTGTTGAAAGGAGGGCATGGAGAAGGAGAAATATGCGCGGATTGGTTTATGGATGCCTCAGGAAAAATTCTTTCATTCCAAAATTCTAAAATTGACACTAAAAATACTCATGGCACAGGTTGCACATTGTCCTCAGCTATTGCTTCGTATTTGGCTAAAGGCATGACTAAGGATGACGCAGTGGGTTCAGGAATTGAATATATTCATCAGGCGATTAAGCAAGGCGCTGATTATAGGTTGGGCCAGGGGCATGGAGCGGTCAAGCACTTTTATTTATACAAAAATTGGGATTGA